The Peribacillus sp. FSL E2-0218 genome contains a region encoding:
- a CDS encoding tagaturonate reductase: MHMNEGNLKRLNRNTQAVQSAQMLHYPIKVLQIGEGNFLRGFFDWMIAESNKQGHFKGSIAVTQPRPTGKRKIEELKQQDGLYTLMMRGFHQGEVVEYTEIISVFSKVINPYEEWWGFLEMAEIPTLEFVVSNTTEAGLKYQPTPFVEGEPIEAFPGRLTAFLYRRYLHFQGDSEKGLIMLPCELLERNGDSLKQCVLKHCAEWELPKSFIEWLEQDNLFLNSLVDRIVTGFPVKESHELFSSLGYEDTLLTTAEAYHLWVIEGDQALDKRLPLQQSGLNVRWVKDLTPYQLRKVRILNGLHTLMAPLGILFGLKEVKQATEHPDFHQFLYQAIEKEIIPSLPYGKDELLEYGESVLERFANPFVQHFLSDISLNSISKFKVRLLPTLEDYHERNGKLPASIVRGFAGLLRFYKGETVNGKYIGKSFGGKEYIIQDDLQVIGFFQDLWRLHDKKEVPTWQFIEAILHNQQLWGKDLNTIPRLAEKLTNHLTEMIDGDIGPAKLNF, translated from the coding sequence ATGCACATGAATGAAGGAAACTTGAAGCGATTAAATCGAAATACCCAGGCTGTCCAATCTGCACAAATGTTGCATTATCCGATAAAAGTTTTGCAGATTGGGGAGGGGAATTTCCTTCGCGGCTTCTTCGATTGGATGATAGCCGAAAGCAATAAACAAGGTCATTTCAAGGGAAGTATAGCGGTTACACAACCTCGTCCTACAGGAAAAAGGAAAATCGAAGAATTGAAGCAGCAGGACGGACTTTATACATTAATGATGCGTGGTTTCCATCAAGGTGAAGTGGTGGAATATACAGAGATCATTTCCGTATTTTCAAAAGTTATAAATCCCTATGAAGAGTGGTGGGGGTTTTTGGAAATGGCCGAAATTCCTACATTGGAATTCGTAGTATCCAACACGACAGAGGCAGGGCTTAAATATCAGCCAACTCCTTTTGTTGAAGGGGAGCCGATCGAAGCCTTTCCGGGAAGGCTTACCGCCTTTTTATATCGGCGTTATCTTCATTTTCAGGGAGATTCGGAAAAAGGACTCATCATGCTTCCTTGTGAGCTTTTGGAGAGGAACGGCGATTCATTGAAGCAGTGTGTGCTAAAGCATTGTGCGGAATGGGAGTTGCCAAAGTCATTCATTGAATGGCTAGAACAGGACAACCTCTTCCTTAACTCGCTTGTTGACCGAATCGTAACAGGTTTCCCGGTTAAAGAGTCGCATGAGTTATTTTCTTCTTTGGGATATGAGGATACATTGCTAACTACTGCCGAAGCTTATCATTTATGGGTCATTGAAGGTGATCAGGCCCTCGATAAGCGCCTTCCGTTGCAGCAATCAGGCTTGAATGTACGATGGGTGAAGGATTTGACACCCTATCAGCTAAGGAAGGTCCGGATATTAAATGGGTTACATACATTAATGGCACCTCTTGGGATTTTGTTTGGCCTGAAAGAAGTGAAACAAGCCACCGAACATCCGGATTTCCATCAATTTCTATATCAGGCTATCGAAAAAGAAATCATTCCTTCCTTGCCATATGGCAAGGATGAACTGCTCGAATACGGGGAAAGCGTTTTGGAGCGATTTGCCAATCCATTTGTTCAGCATTTCCTTTCCGATATCTCTTTGAATAGCATTTCAAAGTTTAAGGTCCGCCTCCTACCTACGCTGGAAGACTATCATGAAAGAAATGGGAAGCTGCCTGCCTCCATTGTAAGAGGTTTTGCGGGTCTGCTCCGCTTTTATAAAGGAGAAACAGTAAATGGGAAGTATATTGGCAAAAGCTTTGGCGGTAAGGAATATATCATTCAAGACGATTTACAGGTTATTGGATTCTTCCAAGATCTATGGAGGCTTCACGATAAGAAAGAAGTCCCAACCTGGCAATTCATCGAGGCCATCTTGCATAATCAGCAATTATGGGGAAAGGATTTGAACACAATACCGCGCCTTGCAGAGAAATTAACCAATCACTTGACAGAGATGATTGATGGAGATATTGGTCCAGCTAAATTAAACTTTTAA